The following are encoded together in the Deinococcus cellulosilyticus NBRC 106333 = KACC 11606 genome:
- a CDS encoding DUF4900 domain-containing protein, translating into MNSSRFLKQQGFALLSVILLMVLVLSFISLLATRSVQQIQASGDSVGLTAATLASYSGQNVVTAALQGPIRGDLTQTVMQTSRATSRWSYGSGTGVVPDPASVDSDLAVVEGVLQQSADRMFCNSPVNLSDQGSATVRVYFTGTACGTALPAGTSLPPSRYVDGAPRSGAGTVASQTYGVPYLVVVTGTKGKSQRMTTLLGEYQFQLGRSSFARYGLFTNIHTSKAGSNVVFTSNILYDGPVHTNGKFNFSTGTPYFGSYVTSVGCNDVTCTSKTPSVLVASGTSTITQSASTATTAFAGGANSPNCVQRSVCPELVKGIDFNASYIPMPTNSQNQQAAAQAAGLVFTESMTLRMWAADANGNVPAAGTPATAQYIQACRTANTASCQTWRITMVNGQMVRQLNVSTTATWSTTSTAWAAPSAFNGVIYAPGFSRVGGLDRTGTGPATAPAALASFAQITVAAEGNIRITRDLKYENTPCPGALSRSGTGQIQTANCSNMDAQNILGIYSQSGDVTVGSNSNCLSSPTTCTTTQRLDHAPSDLTVQGVLMSSTGEFAVESYGSGTDRGAINLLGGLIENYYGPVGTTGGTGYKRAFTYDQRLLQGMSPPFFPTTPNDEVTAVFTRGYGIKEQ; encoded by the coding sequence ATGAATTCATCCCGCTTTTTGAAGCAGCAGGGATTTGCCCTGCTGTCCGTGATTCTGCTCATGGTGCTGGTGCTGAGCTTCATCAGTTTGCTGGCCACCCGTTCCGTGCAGCAGATCCAGGCTTCTGGAGATTCTGTGGGGCTGACTGCCGCCACCCTGGCTTCCTACAGTGGGCAGAATGTGGTGACCGCTGCACTGCAGGGTCCCATCCGGGGTGACCTCACCCAGACGGTCATGCAGACCAGTCGCGCCACCAGCCGCTGGTCTTATGGATCAGGGACAGGTGTGGTTCCCGATCCTGCATCGGTGGACAGTGATCTTGCCGTGGTGGAGGGTGTCCTGCAGCAATCAGCAGACAGAATGTTCTGCAACAGTCCGGTGAACCTGAGCGATCAGGGTTCAGCCACAGTGCGGGTGTATTTCACCGGCACGGCTTGTGGAACCGCTCTCCCTGCAGGAACCAGCCTGCCCCCCAGCCGCTACGTGGATGGTGCACCGCGCAGTGGGGCAGGGACAGTGGCCAGCCAGACTTATGGGGTGCCCTATCTGGTGGTGGTCACGGGGACAAAAGGCAAGTCACAGCGCATGACCACCTTGCTGGGCGAATACCAGTTCCAGCTGGGGCGCAGTTCCTTTGCACGCTATGGCCTTTTCACCAACATTCACACCAGCAAGGCGGGCAGCAATGTGGTGTTCACCAGCAACATTCTGTATGACGGGCCAGTGCACACCAACGGAAAATTCAACTTTTCCACCGGGACCCCTTACTTTGGTTCTTATGTGACCTCTGTGGGATGCAATGATGTCACCTGCACCAGCAAGACCCCGAGTGTGCTGGTGGCTTCTGGAACCAGCACCATCACCCAGTCGGCTTCCACAGCGACCACGGCGTTCGCAGGAGGGGCCAACAGCCCGAACTGTGTTCAGCGTTCAGTGTGCCCTGAACTGGTGAAAGGCATCGATTTCAACGCCTCTTACATTCCGATGCCCACCAACAGCCAGAACCAGCAGGCTGCAGCCCAGGCTGCGGGTCTGGTGTTCACCGAGAGCATGACCCTGAGAATGTGGGCTGCAGATGCCAATGGCAATGTTCCAGCAGCAGGCACGCCAGCCACGGCCCAGTACATTCAGGCCTGCCGCACGGCCAACACGGCCAGTTGCCAGACCTGGCGGATCACCATGGTCAACGGTCAGATGGTCAGACAGCTGAATGTCAGCACCACCGCAACCTGGTCCACCACCAGCACAGCATGGGCGGCCCCTTCAGCCTTCAATGGTGTGATCTATGCTCCTGGGTTCAGCCGGGTGGGTGGGCTGGACCGCACAGGAACTGGTCCTGCCACTGCTCCTGCGGCCCTGGCCTCTTTCGCTCAGATCACTGTGGCTGCAGAAGGCAACATTCGCATCACCCGTGATCTGAAGTACGAGAACACCCCCTGCCCTGGTGCCCTCTCCCGCTCGGGTACTGGACAGATTCAGACGGCCAACTGCAGCAACATGGATGCACAGAACATTCTGGGCATTTACAGCCAGAGTGGTGATGTGACGGTGGGGTCCAACAGCAACTGTCTGTCCAGTCCAACCACCTGCACCACCACCCAGCGGCTGGATCATGCACCTTCTGACCTGACCGTGCAGGGCGTGCTCATGAGCAGCACAGGTGAGTTTGCTGTGGAAAGCTACGGGAGTGGAACAGACCGGGGTGCGATCAACCTGCTGGGTGGCCTGATCGAGAACTATTACGGTCCGGTGGGCACCACAGGAGGCACAGGTTACAAGCGGGCTTTCACCTACGACCAGCGTTTGCTGCAGGGCATGTCTCCACCCTTTTTCCCGACCACACCCAACGATGAGGTGACCGCCGTGTTCACCCGGGGGTATGGGATCAAAGAGCAGTAA
- a CDS encoding type II secretion system protein: MQQRRSGFTLLEILIALGIVGVLLTLLMKFTVSVNGTSQDLQDRITVTDATRRLSELVTQELRSTAFGVVASQPYAPASNQISVLRPVPGSGNAVVGIGVVPATGFETSTSITTFTGNLASVPAGTYMVLLSGPAARLLRTTAATTAGTTQVFSHGSCQNVLGATSATVSLVTPIGYRYDAAGRVLYEKRGSSAETIMAWNVSQFSLAYTYVNTSTSAETTSSTFSGITTGSGSFQSVLRRITLTVGMEEDGKSQVLTNTINLTSPIGLNITNYTECTT, translated from the coding sequence ATGCAGCAGCGCAGGTCCGGTTTCACCCTGCTGGAGATCCTGATTGCCCTTGGGATTGTGGGGGTCCTCTTGACCCTGCTGATGAAGTTCACGGTCAGTGTGAACGGCACCTCACAGGACCTGCAAGACCGCATCACGGTCACCGACGCGACCCGCAGGCTGTCTGAACTGGTGACCCAGGAATTGCGTTCCACAGCTTTTGGTGTGGTGGCCAGTCAGCCTTATGCCCCTGCAAGCAACCAGATCAGTGTGCTGCGTCCTGTACCAGGGTCTGGAAATGCTGTGGTGGGGATTGGTGTGGTTCCAGCCACAGGTTTTGAGACCTCCACCAGCATCACCACCTTCACAGGCAACCTGGCCTCTGTTCCTGCTGGAACTTACATGGTGTTGCTCAGTGGCCCCGCAGCACGTCTGCTCAGGACCACAGCGGCCACCACAGCAGGAACCACCCAGGTGTTCAGCCATGGCAGTTGCCAGAACGTGCTGGGAGCCACCTCGGCCACAGTCAGCCTGGTGACCCCCATTGGGTACCGGTACGATGCCGCAGGCAGGGTGCTGTACGAGAAGCGCGGCAGCAGTGCAGAAACCATCATGGCCTGGAACGTTTCGCAGTTTTCCCTCGCTTACACTTATGTGAACACCTCCACCTCTGCTGAGACCACCTCCAGCACCTTCAGTGGGATCACCACTGGCTCGGGTTCATTCCAGTCGGTTCTGCGCAGAATCACCCTGACGGTGGGCATGGAAGAAGACGGCAAATCGCAGGTTCTGACCAACACCATCAACCTCACCTCACCCATTGGTCTGAACATCACCAATTACACGGAGTGCACAACATGA
- a CDS encoding type II secretion system protein: MKPMKPAALKPATLGFTVVEVLCALMLLMVLITATTNMALGSYKSDQEVQKRNQITQIMMGLGRRLVSGDTQVIPATGTTSRSFSSAQLGSLGFANTTDVTATVTSQSTINYSGSAFSQYQLQVCWKTTCVKSSVAAPGGI; this comes from the coding sequence ATGAAACCGATGAAACCTGCGGCATTGAAACCTGCAACCCTTGGGTTCACGGTGGTGGAAGTCCTGTGTGCACTGATGCTGTTGATGGTCCTCATCACCGCGACCACCAACATGGCTCTGGGCAGTTACAAGAGTGACCAGGAAGTGCAGAAACGCAACCAGATCACCCAGATCATGATGGGGCTTGGAAGGCGTCTGGTGTCGGGAGACACCCAGGTGATTCCGGCCACTGGAACCACCAGCCGCAGTTTTTCATCTGCCCAGCTGGGAAGCCTCGGATTCGCAAACACCACGGATGTGACCGCCACGGTGACCTCCCAGAGCACCATCAATTACAGTGGCAGTGCCTTTTCGCAGTATCAGCTTCAGGTGTGCTGGAAGACCACCTGTGTGAAGAGCAGTGTGGCTGCTCCAGGGGGCATCTGA
- a CDS encoding pilus assembly FimT family protein translates to MHTGRTIQMHQQGYTLLEMLVVVALVSIVLAIGVSSYSGLTQRVTAQNQAEQFRGLIRDGATLAASRSLNLTLNVASGTASLKNGTTTLRSARVNSISTGLTSAQTIAFDNTGRVVLPGSTSSLTVTVNGRNRVLQVSGIGQTRWQQ, encoded by the coding sequence ATGCATACAGGCAGAACAATCCAGATGCATCAACAAGGCTACACCTTGCTGGAAATGCTGGTGGTGGTGGCCCTGGTGTCGATTGTGCTTGCCATTGGAGTGAGCAGTTATTCTGGCCTCACCCAGCGGGTCACGGCACAGAACCAGGCCGAGCAGTTCCGGGGTTTGATTCGGGACGGGGCAACGCTTGCCGCCAGCCGCAGCCTGAACCTGACCCTCAATGTGGCCAGTGGAACAGCAAGCCTGAAAAATGGCACCACCACCCTGCGCAGTGCGCGTGTGAACAGCATCTCCACTGGGCTGACCAGTGCGCAGACCATTGCTTTTGACAACACAGGGCGTGTGGTTCTGCCAGGTTCGACTTCATCCCTGACCGTCACGGTGAATGGCAGAAATCGGGTGTTGCAGGTGAGTGGTATCGGGCAGACGAGGTGGCAGCAATGA